The nucleotide window GGCATGCGCCGGGCCACGCTGGCCGGCGTCGAAACCATTGAGCACGGCGACGGGGCACGGCGGAAGTATTCAAGCTCATGAAGCAGCGCGGCGTAGCCCTATGCCCCACCGTGGCCGCTGGCGACGCCATTTCCCAGTACCAGGGCTGGAAAAAAGGCCAGGGCGCCGAGCCTGAGCGAATTCAGCAGAAACGGCTGAGCGTGCAAGCCGCCCGCAAAAGCGGGGTGCAGCTGGCCGTGGGCGGCGATGTGGGCGTATTTCGGCACGGCGAAAACAGCCGCGAAGCCGAGCTGCTAGTGCAGGAATACGGGTTTAGCCCATTGGAAGTGCTCCAGGGCCAGACCAGCGGCAACGCCCGCATCTTCCACCTGCTCGACCGGGGCCGCATCCAGCCCGGCCTGCTGGCCGACCTAGTAGCGGTGGAAGGCGACCCGACCCAGCAGATTACCGCGCTGCGGCAGGTGCGGCTGGTGGTGAAAGGCGGCGTAGTGTACAAGGAGTAGGGCTACCCCGGCCGCTCTACGCCCAGGGCTTTGAGCTGCTCGGCATACTTGTCATAAATCACCCGCAGGTCCTCGTTGTGCTTGCCGGCATCCACGCCAATGCTGACGTTGCTGTTGTGGAAGCGGTGCAGATGGCTGATGTGAGGCGAAAGTACGGGCAAGTGCCCGGCCAGCAAAAACCGCACGTAGAGGTCCAGATCTTCGGCCATGGCCAGCTCCTCGTCGTAGCCGCCTACCTGGTCGAACAAGGCGCGGCTGTAGCACACGTTGCCCTGAATGAAGTGCTCAGCCTTGAAAATGGCGTGCAGCATGGCCACGGGCGAGTCGAAGCGCCAGGCGTAGTAGTCCTCGTTGGGCAGGTAGCGCCGGTCCTGGTCCATGCGCAGAAAATCGGCTACAAACCAGGGCTGGGCGGGGTGTTGCTCAATCTGAGCGGCGTAGTGGTAGAGGCAGCGCTGGAGCAGAATATCATCGTCGTCGAGCGGCACGAGCCAGGCGTCGGCCGGGGCCTGTTCGATCAGGCGGTTGCGGGCCCGGCCGGCCAGCACTTTTTCCGGTGTGGTCCAGTAGCGCAGGTCGGGCTGGCTGAGCTGCTGCAGCCACTCGCGGCTGCCGTCGGTGGAGCCGTTTTCGTAAATCAGGTGCTCCCGGGAGAAATCCAGCGGGGCACTCACGCTGGCCTGGACGCTGGCAATGGCTTCGGGCAGATACTGCCGGCGGTTGTGGCTGGGGTAATCAGGGCGAAATGCATACCCGCTATTCTGGTTTTGGCCGCAAAAAGTTGCCTGTTGGGCCTCTCAAGCCCAACTTTACCTTTGGCCCGGCGTTTAGACAGTACCACATTTCTTCCGCATGGCTAAGTTTGTTGTCACCGTCCGCTTTCCGGATTCCTTTGACGAAGAGTTCATTGCGCTTATTCCCGAGCACCGCCACCTCATCAATGAACTGATTGAGGCCAACGTGGTGGAGGCCTACGCCATCAGTGCCAACCGCACCCGCGGCTGGATTACGATGAATGGCAGCAGTGAGGAAGCCGTGCGCACTACCGTAGAGCAGTTTCCGCTCTACCGCTTCTTTTTGCAGGTCGAAATCGACGAGCTTTTCGTGTTCGACAGCACTGCCTCCCGTTTCCCGCGCATTAGCCTGAATTAAGCATAATTCGGTAGTTTACAGCTCCGGCGCGGTTTTCGCACTGCCGCCGTTTTTAGGCTTTCTACTCTACCCATCCATTCCCGCATGACTTCTATTTTCCGGCTCCCGGCGGTGGCGCTGCTGCTGCTGGCGGCCCTGGCGGCAGCTCCGGCTCCGGCCGATAAGCTTACCACCGAGCAGCTGCTTTCCCGTCTGTCTGGCTCTATTGAATCCCTGAAAACCCTGCGCTGCACCGTGCAGGCCCGGGAGCGGCTGGAGGGCAATAAGTACCAGACCGCCCGCTCCACGATGAAAATTGCCTTCAGCCCGCTGAAAGTGTACGTACGCAACCAGAAAGGCGTGGAAGTGCTGTGGGTCACGGGGCAGAACAACGGCGACGCCTGGGTTAATCCCAACGCCTTCCCTTACGTAACGCTCAACCTGGACCCCAATGGCTCGGTGATGCGCCGCAACCAGCATCACACGGTGCTCAACGCAGGCTTTGGTACCATTGCCGACCTGATTAAGGGCTCCACTATGCGCCAGGACCACGCCTACGAGCGCAGCTTCCGCTACACCGGCGACTCGGTGGTGGCCGGCCGGGCCTGCCACGTGCTGCGCTCCGATTTCCCGCAGTTTCGCTACGTGACATACAAGCCGGCCAAGGCCGAGTCTATTTCCCGCATTGCCGAGCGGTTTGGCTGCGGCGAATACCGCATTATGGAGCGCAACGGCCTATCAGTCGAGGAAACGGTGCCGGCCGGCAAGGTTCTGCAGGTGCCCAATAGCTACGGCCGCCGCACCATCGTTTGCGTCGACCAGAAAACGTTTCTGCCCACTATGGTGCAGGTGCACGACGACAAGGGCCTGTTTGAGAAGTTCGAGTTTTCGGAAGTTGTAGCCAATCAGCCCATTCCGGCCGCCGAGTTTGCCAAGGACTACAAAGGCTATAAATTCTAAGTACCGCTTTGCCTAATTAGCCAACGGCCGCTTCCCTTACTTGGGAGCGGCCGTTGCGTAGGTAACGATTCGTATAAAAATAAACACCCTTGCATGCGGGCATCACCATAGTCCGCTCCTGATAGTAATCCTCACGTATTGATTAAATTCTTGCTGCCTCTGTCACTCGGGCTGTAGCTGCTCCGGGTTCCAACTGGTTCGGTCGCAGCACCCGCACCACCGACGGGCAGTTATTGGTTAGCGTGCCAGCTGCCCCGTTGATAGGGAAAGGCACGGTTTGCCCCACCACGATTTGCAGAATCTGGGGAGCCTTGTCAGCTGTTTGCCAGCTTACCAGTCCCGGGCCGCCTCCGCCCTGCTCGGTGCGGTACAGATACACCACGTCTTCGATTTCATGCGCCTGGACCTGCTTCACTGCGCCAGGCAAAAGATTCTGGATCATGTCGTGGATGGGTAGAGGCAGTTCTGAATGGCTTACTTGGGCTTGTCTAGAGTAGATTACTCTACAAAGGAAGCTGCCCAGCCTCGGGCTTCTCCGCGTATAAGCACCTGTTTTTCAAACCAGGTATTTATACCTGGTTTGGTGGGCACGACTAACAAGCAAAAGGCCGGCTCAAGGCCAGAAGACTGATGCTTCTAACCTTAAACCGGCCCTTTGTGCCTGCGAAACAGCTGCAGTGCTTCGCTGAAGCGGCAGACCAACTGAAGCCCGTGGGCCTCAGCGGTTGCCGCGCATAGCTTTTTCGATTTCGTCCCACATCGGGGCCGGAATCATCTCCAGCTTGTTAAACTCGCCCGCGCCGTTAAGCCATTCGCCCCCGTCGATGGTCACGACTTCACCATTAACGTAGGCCGAGAAGTCGGACACGAGGTAGGCGGCCAGGTTGGCCAGCTCCTGGTATTCACCCACCCGCTTTAGGGGCACTGAGGCGGCCGGGTCAAGCTTTTCGGCCAGCGGAGCCGGAAACAGGCGGCTCCAGGCGCCTTCCGTCGGGAAGGGGCCGGGGCAATGGCGTTGGAACGGATACCGTATTTGGCCCACTCCACGGCCAGGGAGCGGGTCATGGCCAGCACGCCGGCCTTGGCCGCGGCCGAGGGCACCACGTAGGCCGAGCCCACGGAAGCATATGTGGTAACAATATTGAGAATGGTGCCGGGCTTTTTGTCGGCAATCCAACGCTTGCCGAAAGCCAGAGTGCAGTTGTAGGAGCCGCGCAGCACGATGTCGACAATCACGTCGAAGGCCTTGTGAGAAAGCCGCTCGGTGGGGCTGATGAAGTTACCGGCGGCATTATTCAGCAGCACGTCCACGCCGCCAAATGTGTCGACGGTTTTTTGCAGCATGGCTTCCACTTCCTCGTACTTGCGCACGTCGCACTGCACGGCCAGCACGTTGCCGCCGGTTTGCTGGCGAAGCTCCTCGGCCGTTTTTTCCAGCACGTCGAGCTTGCGGCTGCTAATCGTTACGTTGGCCCCCAGCTGCAGGAAATAGGTGGTCATGGCCCGGCCCAGGCCAGTGCCGCCGCCCGTCACGACGATGGTTTTGCCTTGCAGGGCATTGTCGCGGAGCATGGGTTGAGAGTAGGCTGACATAGAAAAGGGGAGTAAAAAGGGAAGGATGGGAAAGCTGCAAGAACGGTAATTGTTGGCTTTGCCCCTATATAAAACGAGAAGAAGGATTTTTTCCCACCTTTGGGCCTCATGACTGCCACTGCCTCCTCCTCTCCTGTTCTTCCTTCCATTGCGGTGCTCGGCTGCGGCTGGCTGGGTTTGCCCTTGGCCAAAAGCCTGGTGCAGGCCGGCTACCCCGTGGTGGGCTCAACCACTACGCCCAAGCAGCTGCTCACCCTGCGCGACGCGGGCATCACGCCCTACCTGCTCCAGCTGGGCCCCGATTTCAGTGCCACCGACGCCGACACGCTCCGGGCCATGCTGACTGGCACTGAGGTGCTGGTACTCAATATTCCGCCCAGCAAAGCCGGGCCGGGTGGCTATCCGGCCCTGCTGCGCCCAGTAGGCAGCGCCGTGGCCGCCGCCGGCGTCCGGCACGTGCTGTTCGTAAGCTCCACGAGCGTATACCCCGACGAGCCCCGGCCCATGACCGAAGCTGACGCCGTGGCTTCAGCCGAGGCCTCTTCCGACCTGCTGCGGGCGGAAGGGCAGTTTACCTCGGCTAACGGGCAGTGGCAAACTACAGTAGTGCGCCTGAGCGGCCTGATTGGTCCGGACCGTCCGCCGGGCCGCTTTCTGGCGGGTCGCCAGAACGTGCCCAACGGCGACGCCCCGGTCAACCTGATTCACCTCGACGACTGTATCGGGCTACTTATCAGTATTATCCAGCAGAATATCTGGGCCATACCTTCAATGCCAGCGCCGCTCAGCACCTCTCCCGCCGGGAGTTCTATGAGGCCGCCACCCAGCAGCTGGGCCTGGCCGCTCCGGTTTTTGGAGCGAATTCGGGCGGGGCAAAACCATCGACAGCAGCCTGATCCGCCGCACCCTGCACTATGAGTTTCAGCACGACAACCTGCTGGCGGCCCTGGAATACTGCTAGGATCTAAAAACCAAACCCTTTTTGCCCTGCGCTGGTCAGACTTTGCCAGCAGTAGCGGTTGACTGGGCAAATCGTCCCGTTCGTTTTAAAAATGGACGGGACGATTTTCAAAATCGACGGCACGATTTAGACCACCCAACCGGTTGATTTGCTAACCGGGCGAATCTGGGGTTATCTTTGCCTTGTGAATACTGATAAACTGACGGTCGTGGTGCTGGGAGGTGGGGCGGCCGGCTTTTTCGGCGCCATTGCCTGTGCCGAGGCCAACCCCGCGGCCCGCGTGCTGCTAATAGAGAAAACCGGTAAGCTGCTGAGCAAAGTGCGGGTATCGGGCGGGGCCGCTGCAACGTGACGCACGCCTGCTTTTCGGCTGCCCAGCTGGTGCAGCACTACCCGCGGGGGGCAAAAAGCTCAAGGAGCCTTTCCAGCAATTTGGGGCCCAGGACACGGTGCGCTGGTTTGAAGACCGCGGCGTGGCCCTCAAAACCGAGGCCGACGGCCGCATGTTTCCTACCACCGATTCGTCGGAAACCATTGCCCAGGCCCTGCTGGAAGCGGCCCGCAACGCCGGCGTGCAGATTCTGCAGAACACCAATGCCGAGCAGGTGGAGCCCCAGCCCCAGGGTGGCTTCCGGATTCATCTCACCGGCACGCACGCCCAGACCCTGACGGCCCAGCGCCTGCTTGTGGCCACTGGCGGCGTACCCAAAACTGAGGGGTACAACTGGCTGCGGCAGTTGGGCCACACCATTGCCGAGCCAGTTCCGTCGCTGTTTACCTTCAACGTGCCCGAGTCGCCGCTCAAGGAGTTGATGGGCGTGAGTGTGCCCCACGCCCGCGTCGTCATAGCCGGCGAAAAGCTTGATTATGAAGGCCCTCTGCTGATTACCCACTGGGGCGTAAGCGGCCCGGCCGTGCTCAAGCTCTCGGCCTGGGGTGCCCG belongs to Hymenobacter cellulosilyticus and includes:
- a CDS encoding amidohydrolase family protein; translation: MKQRGVALCPTVAAGDAISQYQGWKKGQGAEPERIQQKRLSVQAARKSGVQLAVGGDVGVFRHGENSREAELLVQEYGFSPLEVLQGQTSGNARIFHLLDRGRIQPGLLADLVAVEGDPTQQITALRQVRLVVKGGVVYKE
- a CDS encoding DUF1571 domain-containing protein; translated protein: MTSIFRLPAVALLLLAALAAAPAPADKLTTEQLLSRLSGSIESLKTLRCTVQARERLEGNKYQTARSTMKIAFSPLKVYVRNQKGVEVLWVTGQNNGDAWVNPNAFPYVTLNLDPNGSVMRRNQHHTVLNAGFGTIADLIKGSTMRQDHAYERSFRYTGDSVVAGRACHVLRSDFPQFRYVTYKPAKAESISRIAERFGCGEYRIMERNGLSVEETVPAGKVLQVPNSYGRRTIVCVDQKTFLPTMVQVHDDKGLFEKFEFSEVVANQPIPAAEFAKDYKGYKF
- a CDS encoding NAD(P)H-binding protein, which codes for MTATASSSPVLPSIAVLGCGWLGLPLAKSLVQAGYPVVGSTTTPKQLLTLRDAGITPYLLQLGPDFSATDADTLRAMLTGTEVLVLNIPPSKAGPGGYPALLRPVGSAVAAAGVRHVLFVSSTSVYPDEPRPMTEADAVASAEASSDLLRAEGQFTSANGQWQTTVVRLSGLIGPDRPPGRFLAGRQNVPNGDAPVNLIHLDDCIGLLISIIQQNIWAIPSMPAPLSTSPAGSSMRPPPSSWAWPLRFLERIRAGQNHRQQPDPPHPAL